In the genome of Actinobacillus lignieresii, the window TGTTCCTGTATTTAAAAACGTGAACAAAAAAGGTATTGTCGAGCTTTCTCGCGAGTTAATGGAAGTATCGAAGAAAGCGCGTGACGGTAAATTAACCGCATCGGATATGCAAGGCGGATGTTTCACGATTTCAAGTATCGGCGGTTTAGGTACAACACACTTCACTCCAATCGTGAATGCGCCGGAAGTTGCAATTTTAGGCGTATCTAAGTCTGAAATGGCACCGGTATGGAACGGTAAAGAATTCGAACCGCGCTTAATGCTTCCATTAGCGTTATCATTCGACCACCGTGTAATCGACGGTGCTGACGGTGCAAGATTCTTAACCTACATCAATGGTGTATTAGCGGACATCCGTCGCTTAGTTATGTAATAGGTAAGCGGTTGAATTTACAAAAAATGTTGTAAAATCGACCGCTTGTATCGTAGGGGGCGCAGTACTTGTGCCCCTACAACAAAGGAATAAATATGAGCAAAGAAATCAAAACGCAAGTCGTGGTACTTGGTGCGGGTCCTGCCGGTTATTCGGCGGCATTCCGTTGTGCCGACTTAGGCTTAGAAACCGTAATTGTCGAACGTTATTCAACTTTGGGCGGTGTGTGCTTAAACGTGGGTTGTATTCCGTCTAAAGCATTATTACACGTTGCAAAAGTTATCGAAGAAGCAAAACACGCAGAGAAAAACGGTATTACCTTCGGTGAGCCCAACATTGATTTAGATAAAGTGCGTGCGGGTAAAGAAGCGGTTGTTTCTAAATTAACCGGCGGTTTAGCGGGTATGGCTAAAGCACGTAAAGTAACAGTAGTGGAAGGTTTAGCGGCGTTTACCGATCCGAATACTTTAGTAGCTCGTGACCGTGACGGTAATCCGACAACGATTAAATTTGATAATGCAATTATTGCAGCCGGTTCTCGTCCGATTCAGCTTCCATTCATTCCACACGAAGATCCGCGTGTGTGGGATTCTACGGATGCACTTAAATTAAAAGAAGTACCGAAAAAATTACTCATTATGGGCGGTGGTATCATCGGTTTAGAAATGGGTACCGTGTATAACGCTTTAGGTTCGGAAGTTGAGGTGGTTGAGATGTTTGACCAAGTGATTCCTGCAGCAGATAAAGATGTTGTAGCTATCTACACCAAACAAATCGAGAAAAAATTCAAGTTAATGCTTGAAACTAAAGTAACTGCGGTTGAGGCGAAAGATGACGGTATCTATGTTTCAATGGAAGGTAAAGCATGTAACGATACTAAACGTTACGATGCGGTATTAGTCGCTATCGGTCGTGTACCGAACGGTAAATTAATCGATGCGGGTAAAGCGGGCGTGAATGTTGATGATCGCGGTTTCATCGCAGTGGATAAACAAATGCGTACTAACGTACCGCATATCTTCGCTATCGGTGATATCGTCGGTCAGCCGATGTTAGCACACAAAGGTGTTCACGAAGGTCACGTAGCGGCAGAAGTGATTGCCGGTCAAAAACACTATTTTGATCCTAAAGTGATTCCTTCAATCGCTTATACAGAGCCGGAAGTTGCTTGGGTAGGTAAAACAGAGAAAGAGTGTAAGCAAGAAGGCTTAAACTACGAAGTGGCTAAATTCCCTTGGGCTGCATCAGGTCGTGCGATCGCTTCCGAATGTTCGGAAGGTATGACTAAACTTATCTTCGATAAAGATACTCACCGTTTACTTGGCGGTGCAATCGTAGGTAGCAACGGCGGTGAATTATTAGGTGAAATCGGTCTTGCAATCGAAATGGGTTGCGATGCGGAAGATATCGCTTTAACTATCCATGCTCACCCTACATTACACGAATCGGTAGGTTTAGCTGCGGAAGTGTTTGAAGGTTCTATCACGGACTTACCAAACGCAAAAGCGAAAAAACGTTAATAGGTTAGTTTAACTTATTTATGCAAGCGGTTGAAATTTGTAAAAAAATAGCAAATTTCGACCGCTTTTTCTATTTTAGATGAGCAGATTGCTTGGCATAATTTATGCTTATAAAATCAACAGATTAGATCTATATTTATTAATTTTTCAGCATTGTGATCTTTTTTTCGGCATTTAAAATAAAATAACCAAATTAGCATTTGACATAGGTCTGAAAATCCGTAAAATGCACCTCGTTCCTTACGAACAAAGACTCAAAGCGGGAATAGCTCAGTTGGTAGAGCACGACCTTGCCAAGGTCGGGGTCGCGAGTTCGAGCCTCGTTTCCCGCTCCATTTTATCTCTTCCATACGGCGTGTTAGCAAAGCGGTTATGCACTGGATTGCAAATCCATGTAGCTCGGTTCGACTCCGGGACACGCCTCCATATCGAAAATTCAATTTTCTTACTTAATAATTTCTTTACTAAAGTTAATTAGTTTTTTGTTTCTGTCTAATCTTTACTTTCATACGTTCTCATAAAGACGGTAGTGAGTTTGCGAGTAAAGCAAATTGTAATATTTTATTCCGTGCTATTAGCAACAAAGTTAGAAAGTGTTTCATGTAATTGTTTGGCAAGGCTATATTGCTCGGTAACAACATTCCAGATAGCATCTTGAGAGAGTACGCTGTAATTGCCATTCGTTTCGAGTTGAATGTTATCTGCGTTATCGTAAAGTTCCAACCATAACGGACTGTGATAAAACTGGTTGAGTTGCTGAATCAGTTGATAGGATTCTTGCCATTGGCTAAGACTCTTTTCCAATTCAGGTAGGAGTTCGACTAGCTTCCCGTAATTATCTTGCATTTGTTGAATATGTTCTTGCATAACTAAGCATTTCCTTCTTATTGTGATGAGCTAATAAAAAAGCTAAGCATATTGCTTAGCTTTTTTTGACTTGTGGTTTTATTTAAAAATAACGTCTTCTTTAGGATCAAATTTACTTGCGTCGATGACTTTATTTTCTTCAAAATATTTTTTCAACATTTCGGCATCAATAAAACCGGTATTGACGTAGCTAGGATGCTTTTTCATTACGGGATAACCGTCGCCACCGGCAGTGAGGTAGTCAGGAATTGATACTTTATACGTTTTATTCGGGTCAAAGACTTTACCCGCAATTTTAATCTCGGAGATTGCTTTTGCCGCACGATCCACTTTCATAGAAATACCGGCAAATTGCGGATAAGCACCGGTATCGACTTCTTTTAATGCAATAGCGGTTAAGAAATCCAGTAACTCTTGACCTTTAAGATCTACGGTAGAAATCATATTACCGAAAGGCTGAACGGTTAATAACGTTTTATAAGTCACTTTACCTTCTTCAATCGAAGCGCGTACACCGCCCGAGTTCATAATACCGATATCCGCTTTGACACGCTCTTTTTGCGATTGAGCGATTAAGCGGCCTAAGTTTGTTTGGAAGAAACGTACGTGTTCACGTTTTCCGTCTAATAAACCTTTTACTTCACCGACTTCGACACCTAATAATTTATCGCCTTCGTCTTGATATTTTTTCAAGTGATCAAAGAGAGCTTGATCCGCTTTAATCTCCGGCTGGTAAAGCTGATATTCTTTTTTACCGTCTTCTTTTTTGATGGTTTTTTTCAAATTAATCGGAATAAGCTCGTATTTAACCAGTGTCGTTTTACCGTTTTTAAATTCGAAATCGGCGCGGCCGACATATTTACCCCATTCACCGGCTTGCATAATCCAAGTTCCGTTTTGGAAATCCGGTTTGCAGCTTTCACCCGGTGTGAATTTCGCTTTAAATTGGCCTTTATCGTCAAAACACACGGTATCGTGCGTATGCCCGCCGATAATGACATCAAACGCGCCTTTATCCAGCGTTCTCGCCATTGTTACGTCACCGGGTGCATTCGTACCGTGTTTACCGTCTAAATACCAGCCCATATGAGTTAGTGCGATACGAATATCCGGCTTTTCGGTTTGATTAATTTGAGTTAATGTTTCTTTAGCGGTTTTAATCGGATCTTTAAAGACAACGTTTTCCGTTACGTCGGGATTGCCTAATTTACCGGTATCCTCGGTCGTTAGTCCGACAACGGCGACTTTTAATCCTTGTTTATCAAGCATAACATAAGGTTTTACCAATTCTTTTTGCGTTTTTTTATTAATTACGTTAGCTGAAATTAACGGGAATTTCGCCCATTTTTCTTGCATACTTAGCACTTGAAGCGGGAAATCAAATTCATGATTACCTAATACCATCGCTTCATAGCCGATAGCGTTCAGACCTTCGTAATCGGGACGAGCATTTTGCATATCCGATTCCGGTACGCCGGTATTAAGATCGCCGGCATTTAAAATAATCGTAGAACCGCCTTTGGCTCCCACTTCTTTCTTAATACCGTCGATTAAGGTTTTTTGTGCCGCTAATCCGTATTCGCCTTTTTCATTCTGCCAAAAATGACCGTGAATATCATTAGTATGTAACAGAGTGAAAGAATACGTCTTATCCGCTTGATATGCGATTGCGGAAGTTGTAAAAAATAATGATGTGCAGAGAAGCGTTTTATTAAATTTCATAATAACCTCTAGTTTTGATTGATATAAAAATAGGTGGTAAATAATCCGTTTTACACTGATTATCTATCACCTATATCTCCTTAAAAAATAAGAATAAGTAGCCAAGTTATTGCAAGCAACACCATTGCCATAAAAACCGCCGCCGAACCGATATCTTTTGCCCGACCGGATAGTTCGTGGAATTCCGAGCCGATGCGATCAACCACCGATTCCACCGCACTGTTAAGCAGTTCCGCAACAAGGACTAAAAAGACCGAGCCGACAAGTAAAATTTTTTCAATAACATCGTTACCTAAAAACAAAGCAAGCGGAATTAAAATAATTGAAAGCCATACCTCTTGGCGAAATGCCGCTTCATGAATATAGGCGGCTTTCAACCCTTTAAGCGAATAACCTGCGGCACGAACAACTCGTTGAAAATTAGCTTTATTTTCCGGTTTCATTTAAATCTCTAATAGTATTATGGTTAAAATCGACGAGTATTCTACCTGAAAGGGATTAATTGAGAAAAGTTTTTATCTGATTTTTTGTGATTAACGATTTAATATGAATACTAATTGATAAAAAAATAATAAAAATATATAGGGAACTATTCCCAAAAAGGTGATTTTCCGCTAATCTGAAAACTACATATTTTGGTGGATATACGGTTTGCCGTATATCCTTTTTTAGTCTTACAAAGTGAAACATTATGAGTAATCCATCTTTATCTTCAAAACTTCTCGGGGGCAATTTAGTTTTACGCATTGCTATCGGTTTGGTATTAGGTGCTTGCCTTGCCTTAGTCAATCCGGATTGGGCAAAGAATGTCGGCGTATTAGGTCAATTCTTTGTGAAATCTTTACGTGCAATTGCACCGATTCTTGTATTCGTTTTAGTTTTATCGGCGATTGCAAATAAAGAAGTCGGTTCGGACAGTAAATTAAAACCGATTTTAGTAATGTACGTATTAGGGACGTTTGTTGCGGCATTAACCGCAGTGGTTTTAAGTTTTATGTTCCCGACTATGTTAGAACTTGTTTCAAATCCGGATAACTTGAACCCTCCGCAAGGTATCGGTGAAATTATCAAAACCGTGGTGTTCAACCTTGTTGATAACCCGTTACAAGCATTAGCAAACGCAAACTTTATCGGTATTTTAGCTTGGGCGATCGGTTTAGGTATCGCTTTACGTCATGCGGCACCAAGTACGAAAACATTCTTAAATGATTTTGCCGAAGCGGTTTCATTTGTGGTTAAAGTGGTAATCGCTTTTGCTCCGATCGGTGTATTCGGTTTAGTTGCCGAAACGATTGCGACAAACGGCGCGGATGCGTTTGTAGGATATGCACGTTTATTAGGCGTATTACTTGGCGCGATGGTAATTGTTGCATTTGTATTAAATCCGTTAATCGTATTTTGGAAAATCCGTCGCAATCCGTATCCTTTAACATTAACTTGTTTACGTGAAAGCGGTGTAACGGCATTCTTTACTCGCAGCTCTGCGGCAAATATTCCGGTAAATATGAACCTTGCTAAACGTTTAGGCGTACGTGATGAAATCGCATCGGTTGCCATTCCGCTTGGTGCGACTATCAATATGGCGGGTGCGGCGATTACCGTAACGGTATTAACTTTAGCGGCGGCTTATACGCAAGGTATTCAACCTGATTTCGCTACCGCATTATTATTAAGTATCGTTGCTTCTGTTTGTGCTTGCGGTGCATCGGGTGTTGCGGGCGGTTCGTTATTACTTATTCCGTTAGCGTGTAGTTTATTTAATATTCCGAACGATATTGCGGCGCAAGTTATCGGTGTAGGCTTTATTATCGGGGTAATCCAAGACTCTGCGGAAACCGCATTGAACTCATCAACGGACGTGTTATTTACTGCGGCGGTAAGCCAAGCGGAAGATCAAAAAGCATAGTTAAAAGCGGTTTTTGCGATCAGGATCGAAGAACTGATTTCCGTTTGATACAAGCGGTCGGATTTTTAGCATACTTTACCTATTATTTGGGTATTTGCTATGAATCTTGACCGCTTTTCTATTCTTATTTGTCTCACTTTCTTACCTCTTCTTTGGCTGCCGTATCAATGGTTTGCTTTTGCTATTCTTCTTTTTCTAATTGTTGTGCTATACGGTTTATATACGCGTTGTTTAATGCTGCTGGTATTTGCGTTAGTAATGGGCGGAAGTTATTACTCCGTATGGCAGTTTGCAAAAAATGCCGAAAATCAGACCGCCGGTAAATACTACGAAAAAATTGAAATAACTCGTTTGGTTAAACAATCGAATTATCAAACGGCAATTGCTAAAAGGGAGAATAATGAACAGATTTATCTGCATTGGCAAAGTGACGTTCCTTTGGTTTTAGACGCAACTTATCAGGCGGAACTGCAGTTTCGTCCGATTTCTGCACGTGCGAATATAGGTAATTTTGATCGGCAACGTTGGTTCTTTGCTCAACATTTACAGGGAAGTGCGACTGTACGAGAAGCAAAGCGAATTGAGCAGGAGCAAAGCACATTACGTCAAGCATTCTTAACTAAGGTTCAACGACAGACCGAAACATTAGCCGCTCAAGGACTATTACTTGCTTTGGCATTCGGTGAACGAGCGTGGATTAATGATCATCATTGGCAAATATTTCAAAAGACTTCAACCGCACATTTAATAGCGATTTCCGGCTTACATATCGGTTTGGCGTTTTTATGCGGATTTTGGTGCGCTAAGGCGTTGCAATGGTGTTTATTATGTTGTAAGAGCTGGCAAGCGGTCGGATTTTACTACTTTTTTGCTCATATTATCGGAATCATTTTTGCGATAGGTTATAGTTATTTTGCCGGATTCTCCATACCGACCATACGTGCATTGACGGCGATTTGCTTCGTATTATTATGCCGATTCCTGCGCTATCACTATACGCCGTGGCAATATTGGTGGCGGGTTGTCACGGTATTGTTATTATTTGATCCGCTTACCGTTTTATCAGACAGTTTTTGGCTTTCTATTTTAGCCGTGATGAGTTTACTGATTTGGTATCAATATTTCCCGTTATCCGCTTTTTTAAGAAAGTTTGCCTATCGTAAATGGGGCAAAATCGTTCGATTTTGTCTCGGACTCATCCATTTACAATGCGGTATTTTGCTTATTTTTACCCCGGTACAATTTTTCTTTTTTGAGGGCATATCGCTTACGGCACTACCGGCAAATTTAGTGATCGTACCTTTATATAGTTTCGTATTAGTACCCTTGGTTTTAATCGGCTTATTAACCGATAACGGCTTTAATACTTGGCAATTAGCGAATAGATTAATCGGCTATAGTTTAGATTATTTAGAAACGATTTCTCAACAGTGGATTTGGTTGAGTCATCGACAACAGGCGCAATGGCTGATTATTGACTTAGCGATATTGTTTATTTTATATGGCATATTACATGCGCGAACCACATTATACTGGTATAAAAGATATGCTTTATTATTGTGTTGTCAATCCGTTTTCTATCTATTTCAATTAGATAAAGTACCGTTACAGTGGATCACTTTTGATGTCGGGCAAGGGTTAGCTCAGGCGTTTATTTATTATGATACAAGCGGTCAAAAAAAGGCGATTTTTTACGATACTGGGATTGGATGGGGAAAGCATGATAACGGCGGATCTATGGCTTCGATTGAAATACTACCTTATTTACGCCGCCATCAAATTGAAGTCGAAGCTATATTTTTAAGTCATGACGATAATGATCATTCTGGCGGGGCGGCGGATTTACTTAACGCTTATCCGAATGCAAGACTTATTTCAAGTAGTCTTCAACCTTATGCAAACGTTCAACCTGAGGCTTGTATTCAAGGAAAAAGATGGCGATTCGGTAGATTAGAGTTTGAAGCCGTTTATCCTAAAGAGCGTGTAGAAAGAGCGAAAAATGCCGATTCTTGCATCATTTTGGCAAAATTCGACCGCTTTCAAATATTATTAACCGGCGATACCGGCATTGAGCAAGAACGAAAAATCGCAGAACTATTAAATGGTATTGATTTTTTGCAGGTGGCTCATCACGGCAGTAAAACCAGTAGTAGTCATACGCTATTGGCAAAAAGCAAACCTCAATTAGCGGTAGTTTCCGTCGGACGTTGGAACCCGTGGAGAATGCCGCATCCAAAAGTGGTAGAAAGATTTGAACAGCATAAGATTCCGTTAGTGACTACGGCAAAGCAGGGAATGATCATCATTAATTTTTATCCGGACAAATGGCAATTAATCACTGCCAGAAATGATTTTTCGCCCTGGTATCAACGGCTATATGGGCGTAATTAATGAAAAAGCCACGTTATAAAACGTGGCAATCAATTACGGAAGGTCGTTTAAAGCGTTAGGGTTTTTAGTAATAAACATAGCATCGCCGTAACTAAAGAAACGATATTTTGCCTCTACCGCATGTTGATAAGCTTTCATTGTATTACGATAGCCGGCAAAAGCCGAAACTAACATAATCAATGTGGATTCTGGTAAATGGAAGTTTGTGACTAATGCATCAACGACACGAAAGGTTTTGCCCGGGTAGAGGAAAATACTGGTGTCGGAGAAAAACGGTGCGATTAATTTTCCTTCTTTTTCTGCCGCTTGCGCCGCACTTTCAATCGAACGAACCGAGGTCGTGCCGACGGCAATTACACGTTTACCTGCGGCTTTAGTCGCTAAAATTTGATCGACGACTGCTTGGTTTACTTCCGCATATTCCGCGTGCATTTTATGATCCAGAATATTATCTACGCGTACCGGTTGGAACGTACCTGCGCCGACATGCAATGTAACGAAAGCAATATTAACGCCTTTAGCTTTCAGCTTTTCCAATGTCGGATTATCAAAGTGTAAACCGGCGGTGGGAGCCGCAACCGCACCCAAAACTTTACTGTAAACGGTTTGATAGCGTTCTTGATCGGCATCTTCGTCCGGACGGTCGATATAAGGCGGTAACGGCATATGACCGGCTTGTTGGAGCAGATCAAACAAGGGTTGTTCCTCATTAAAATGTAATTTGAACAAGGCGTCATGACGAGCAGTCATGATCGCTTTAAAACCGTTACCTTCGCCTAATTTATCTTCGCCAAGTACCAGTTCCGCACCTTCTTTCGGTGCTTTTGAGGCTCGAACATGTGCTAAACAACGGTGTTCGTCTAACACTCGTTCCACTAATACTTCTAATTTACCACCGCTGGCTTTTCTGCCGTATAAACGGGCAGGGATCACGCGAGTATTATTAAAAATTAATAAATCGCCTTCATTAATCTGGTCAAGTAAATCGAAAAATTGTTTATCTTCAAAGTGACCCGTTTCACCGTTTAAATGTAACAGGCGGCTTGCCGTTCGTTCCTCTGTAGGGTAGCGGGCAATCAGTTCATCAGGCAAATCAAAATGAAAATCAGAAACTAACACGGAATATAATCCTCTAAAAATCAACTGCCCCAAAACGGGGCAGTAGGTTAATGTAACAATGCTACTATATCATTAATTGCTTTACTGAGCTTATTACGGTCATGTCGATAGGCGACTTCGTCGTCAGAAAGCATTTTTTGCAATAAGGTAATATGGTTAGGCAATCTATCGTTATTATTCGGTGTAGTGATGACCCCGTTTAAACGTTCTTGCCCGATTTGTTTTTCGATCCATTTTACACGATCCGATAAAGAAAGTGAGCCGGCCGGCCCGGATTCTTGCACAATATTATCAATAAAAATAATGTTCGCCGGACTGGATTGAATGGCTTTTGCTATCTCATCAATTAATAACGGCGGCATAATACTGGTTAGAAAACTGCCCGGGCCTAAGATA includes:
- a CDS encoding DUF4298 domain-containing protein, whose amino-acid sequence is MQEHIQQMQDNYGKLVELLPELEKSLSQWQESYQLIQQLNQFYHSPLWLELYDNADNIQLETNGNYSVLSQDAIWNVVTEQYSLAKQLHETLSNFVANSTE
- the ushA gene encoding bifunctional UDP-sugar hydrolase/5'-nucleotidase UshA; this encodes MKFNKTLLCTSLFFTTSAIAYQADKTYSFTLLHTNDIHGHFWQNEKGEYGLAAQKTLIDGIKKEVGAKGGSTIILNAGDLNTGVPESDMQNARPDYEGLNAIGYEAMVLGNHEFDFPLQVLSMQEKWAKFPLISANVINKKTQKELVKPYVMLDKQGLKVAVVGLTTEDTGKLGNPDVTENVVFKDPIKTAKETLTQINQTEKPDIRIALTHMGWYLDGKHGTNAPGDVTMARTLDKGAFDVIIGGHTHDTVCFDDKGQFKAKFTPGESCKPDFQNGTWIMQAGEWGKYVGRADFEFKNGKTTLVKYELIPINLKKTIKKEDGKKEYQLYQPEIKADQALFDHLKKYQDEGDKLLGVEVGEVKGLLDGKREHVRFFQTNLGRLIAQSQKERVKADIGIMNSGGVRASIEEGKVTYKTLLTVQPFGNMISTVDLKGQELLDFLTAIALKEVDTGAYPQFAGISMKVDRAAKAISEIKIAGKVFDPNKTYKVSIPDYLTAGGDGYPVMKKHPSYVNTGFIDAEMLKKYFEENKVIDASKFDPKEDVIFK
- the lpdA gene encoding dihydrolipoyl dehydrogenase, with the protein product MSKEIKTQVVVLGAGPAGYSAAFRCADLGLETVIVERYSTLGGVCLNVGCIPSKALLHVAKVIEEAKHAEKNGITFGEPNIDLDKVRAGKEAVVSKLTGGLAGMAKARKVTVVEGLAAFTDPNTLVARDRDGNPTTIKFDNAIIAAGSRPIQLPFIPHEDPRVWDSTDALKLKEVPKKLLIMGGGIIGLEMGTVYNALGSEVEVVEMFDQVIPAADKDVVAIYTKQIEKKFKLMLETKVTAVEAKDDGIYVSMEGKACNDTKRYDAVLVAIGRVPNGKLIDAGKAGVNVDDRGFIAVDKQMRTNVPHIFAIGDIVGQPMLAHKGVHEGHVAAEVIAGQKHYFDPKVIPSIAYTEPEVAWVGKTEKECKQEGLNYEVAKFPWAASGRAIASECSEGMTKLIFDKDTHRLLGGAIVGSNGGELLGEIGLAIEMGCDAEDIALTIHAHPTLHESVGLAAEVFEGSITDLPNAKAKKR
- the sstT gene encoding serine/threonine transporter SstT translates to MSNPSLSSKLLGGNLVLRIAIGLVLGACLALVNPDWAKNVGVLGQFFVKSLRAIAPILVFVLVLSAIANKEVGSDSKLKPILVMYVLGTFVAALTAVVLSFMFPTMLELVSNPDNLNPPQGIGEIIKTVVFNLVDNPLQALANANFIGILAWAIGLGIALRHAAPSTKTFLNDFAEAVSFVVKVVIAFAPIGVFGLVAETIATNGADAFVGYARLLGVLLGAMVIVAFVLNPLIVFWKIRRNPYPLTLTCLRESGVTAFFTRSSAANIPVNMNLAKRLGVRDEIASVAIPLGATINMAGAAITVTVLTLAAAYTQGIQPDFATALLLSIVASVCACGASGVAGGSLLLIPLACSLFNIPNDIAAQVIGVGFIIGVIQDSAETALNSSTDVLFTAAVSQAEDQKA
- a CDS encoding DNA internalization-related competence protein ComEC/Rec2 yields the protein MNLDRFSILICLTFLPLLWLPYQWFAFAILLFLIVVLYGLYTRCLMLLVFALVMGGSYYSVWQFAKNAENQTAGKYYEKIEITRLVKQSNYQTAIAKRENNEQIYLHWQSDVPLVLDATYQAELQFRPISARANIGNFDRQRWFFAQHLQGSATVREAKRIEQEQSTLRQAFLTKVQRQTETLAAQGLLLALAFGERAWINDHHWQIFQKTSTAHLIAISGLHIGLAFLCGFWCAKALQWCLLCCKSWQAVGFYYFFAHIIGIIFAIGYSYFAGFSIPTIRALTAICFVLLCRFLRYHYTPWQYWWRVVTVLLLFDPLTVLSDSFWLSILAVMSLLIWYQYFPLSAFLRKFAYRKWGKIVRFCLGLIHLQCGILLIFTPVQFFFFEGISLTALPANLVIVPLYSFVLVPLVLIGLLTDNGFNTWQLANRLIGYSLDYLETISQQWIWLSHRQQAQWLIIDLAILFILYGILHARTTLYWYKRYALLLCCQSVFYLFQLDKVPLQWITFDVGQGLAQAFIYYDTSGQKKAIFYDTGIGWGKHDNGGSMASIEILPYLRRHQIEVEAIFLSHDDNDHSGGAADLLNAYPNARLISSSLQPYANVQPEACIQGKRWRFGRLEFEAVYPKERVERAKNADSCIILAKFDRFQILLTGDTGIEQERKIAELLNGIDFLQVAHHGSKTSSSHTLLAKSKPQLAVVSVGRWNPWRMPHPKVVERFEQHKIPLVTTAKQGMIIINFYPDKWQLITARNDFSPWYQRLYGRN
- a CDS encoding diacylglycerol kinase gives rise to the protein MKPENKANFQRVVRAAGYSLKGLKAAYIHEAAFRQEVWLSIILIPLALFLGNDVIEKILLVGSVFLVLVAELLNSAVESVVDRIGSEFHELSGRAKDIGSAAVFMAMVLLAITWLLILIF
- the queA gene encoding tRNA preQ1(34) S-adenosylmethionine ribosyltransferase-isomerase QueA → MLVSDFHFDLPDELIARYPTEERTASRLLHLNGETGHFEDKQFFDLLDQINEGDLLIFNNTRVIPARLYGRKASGGKLEVLVERVLDEHRCLAHVRASKAPKEGAELVLGEDKLGEGNGFKAIMTARHDALFKLHFNEEQPLFDLLQQAGHMPLPPYIDRPDEDADQERYQTVYSKVLGAVAAPTAGLHFDNPTLEKLKAKGVNIAFVTLHVGAGTFQPVRVDNILDHKMHAEYAEVNQAVVDQILATKAAGKRVIAVGTTSVRSIESAAQAAEKEGKLIAPFFSDTSIFLYPGKTFRVVDALVTNFHLPESTLIMLVSAFAGYRNTMKAYQHAVEAKYRFFSYGDAMFITKNPNALNDLP